One window of Agromyces rhizosphaerae genomic DNA carries:
- a CDS encoding NAD(P)/FAD-dependent oxidoreductase translates to MTDASAPQRHDWDVIVVGGGAAGLSAALILGRARRRTLVIDAGTPRNQTAEHMHGVLGRDQTPPGDLLAAGRAELTRYDVSVASGSVTTASSFADEVPGFEVLLASGHRYTARRLLVATGLVDALPEIPGLPEQWGRGVFMCPYCDGWEQRGRRVAVLGTVRPDPFQAQLMRQVADDVAFLANGATVSERVRTELDARDIALEEAVVERVLADESGQLTGIRFADGHERAVDVLFVAPRSVPSDAVLRHLSARTMREQGVSWTLVDDQGQTTVRGLYAAGNVIASKASVPWSMASGSMAGTAINADLVGEDVRRAVAGAE, encoded by the coding sequence GTGACGGATGCCTCAGCGCCCCAGCGCCACGACTGGGACGTCATCGTGGTCGGCGGCGGTGCCGCCGGCCTCAGCGCCGCGCTCATCCTCGGGCGGGCGCGCCGCCGCACGCTCGTGATCGACGCCGGCACGCCGCGCAACCAGACGGCCGAGCACATGCACGGCGTGCTCGGGCGCGACCAGACCCCGCCCGGCGACCTGCTCGCCGCCGGCCGCGCCGAGCTCACGCGCTACGACGTGTCGGTCGCCTCGGGCAGCGTGACGACCGCCAGCTCGTTCGCCGACGAGGTGCCCGGCTTCGAGGTGCTCCTCGCCTCCGGGCACCGGTACACCGCGCGGCGCCTGCTCGTCGCGACCGGCCTCGTCGACGCGCTCCCCGAGATCCCCGGCCTGCCCGAGCAGTGGGGGCGCGGGGTGTTCATGTGCCCGTACTGCGACGGCTGGGAGCAGCGCGGCCGCCGCGTCGCCGTGCTCGGCACGGTACGGCCCGACCCGTTCCAGGCGCAGCTCATGCGCCAGGTCGCCGACGATGTCGCATTCCTCGCGAACGGCGCCACGGTCTCCGAGCGCGTGCGCACCGAGCTCGACGCGCGCGACATCGCGCTCGAGGAGGCCGTGGTCGAGCGTGTGCTGGCCGACGAGAGCGGGCAGCTCACGGGCATCCGCTTCGCCGACGGCCACGAGCGCGCCGTGGACGTGCTCTTCGTCGCGCCGAGGTCGGTGCCGAGCGATGCGGTGCTGCGACACCTCTCGGCGCGCACCATGCGCGAGCAGGGCGTGAGCTGGACCCTCGTCGACGACCAGGGACAGACCACCGTGCGCGGCCTCTACGCCGCCGGCAACGTGATCGCGTCGAAGGCGTCGGTGCCGTGGTCGATGGCGTCGGGCTCGATGGCGGGCACCGCGATCAACGCCGACCTCGTGGGCGAGGACGTGCGCCGCGCGGTCGCCGGCGCCGAGTGA
- a CDS encoding glycoside hydrolase family 35 protein, with amino-acid sequence MSRFVIGPTDFELDGHPFRILAGALHYFRVHPELWADRIRSARLMGLNTIETYVPWNLHEPRRGEWVADGGLDLGRFLDLVAAAGMQAIVRPGPYICAEFDNGGLPAWLFRDPEVGVRRSEPHYLAAVTSYLRRVYEIVAPRQVDRGGPVILVQIENEYGAYGSDKDYLRALVETTRASGITVPLNTIDQPTPQMLADGSLPGLHLTGSFGSRTTERLATLREFQPTGPLMCMEFWCGWFDDWGSHHHTTDASASAAELDALLAAGGSVNVYMFHGGTNFGLTNGANDKGRYAPITTSYDYDAPLDESGYPTEKYFAFREVIARYAEVPAEVPEGRPDAPELTVALRPGPSLLDVLDGLGEASAHLDLPTFDDLGHDRGFAVFDARLDGSRPGTLVVGDEVRDRAWVLLDGEPVGVLARDAHERAIALPRASGDLTLVVEDQGRVNYGTRIGEHKGLIGGIAVDGEPVRGWTVRPLDLDRVPGLELVRTEESGATSVSGPRFATAGFTLEAPADLYLDTTGWGKGVVWVNGFLLGRYWRRGPQRTLVVPGPVTRAGSNELVVLEFEAMADASARFAAQPDLGHTEV; translated from the coding sequence ATGAGCCGCTTCGTCATCGGCCCCACCGACTTCGAGCTCGACGGGCATCCGTTCCGCATCCTCGCGGGCGCGCTGCACTACTTCCGCGTGCACCCCGAGCTCTGGGCCGACCGCATCCGCAGTGCGCGGCTGATGGGACTCAATACCATCGAGACCTACGTGCCGTGGAACCTCCACGAGCCGCGCCGCGGCGAGTGGGTGGCCGACGGCGGCCTCGACCTCGGACGCTTCCTCGACCTCGTCGCGGCCGCGGGCATGCAGGCGATCGTGCGCCCCGGTCCGTACATCTGCGCCGAGTTCGACAACGGCGGCCTCCCCGCATGGCTGTTCCGCGACCCCGAGGTGGGCGTGCGCCGCAGCGAGCCGCACTACCTCGCGGCGGTGACGTCGTACCTGCGTCGCGTCTACGAGATCGTCGCGCCGCGCCAGGTCGACCGCGGCGGCCCGGTGATCCTCGTGCAGATCGAGAACGAGTACGGCGCGTACGGGTCCGACAAGGACTACCTGCGGGCGCTCGTCGAGACCACCCGCGCGTCCGGCATCACCGTGCCCCTCAACACCATCGATCAGCCCACCCCGCAGATGCTCGCGGACGGCAGCCTGCCGGGCCTGCACCTGACCGGCTCGTTCGGGTCGCGGACCACCGAGCGCCTCGCGACGCTGCGCGAGTTCCAGCCCACCGGGCCGCTGATGTGCATGGAGTTCTGGTGCGGTTGGTTCGACGACTGGGGCTCCCACCACCACACGACGGATGCGTCCGCCTCGGCCGCCGAGCTCGACGCGCTGCTCGCCGCCGGCGGGTCCGTCAACGTCTACATGTTCCACGGCGGCACGAACTTCGGCCTGACCAACGGCGCCAACGACAAGGGCCGCTACGCGCCGATCACGACGAGCTACGACTACGACGCCCCGCTCGACGAGAGCGGATACCCGACCGAGAAGTACTTCGCGTTCCGTGAGGTGATCGCACGCTACGCCGAGGTGCCCGCCGAGGTGCCCGAGGGGCGGCCGGATGCCCCGGAGCTGACCGTGGCGCTCCGGCCGGGTCCGAGCCTGCTCGACGTGCTCGACGGGCTGGGCGAGGCATCCGCTCACCTTGACCTGCCGACCTTCGACGACCTCGGGCACGACCGGGGGTTCGCAGTGTTCGACGCACGCCTCGACGGCTCGCGGCCCGGCACGCTCGTCGTCGGCGACGAGGTGCGCGATCGCGCCTGGGTACTGCTCGACGGCGAACCCGTCGGCGTGCTCGCGCGCGACGCGCACGAGCGCGCGATCGCGCTGCCGCGGGCGTCCGGCGACCTCACCCTGGTAGTCGAGGACCAGGGGCGCGTGAACTACGGCACGCGGATCGGCGAGCACAAGGGCCTCATCGGCGGGATCGCCGTCGACGGCGAGCCGGTACGCGGGTGGACCGTGCGGCCGCTCGACCTCGACCGGGTGCCGGGGCTCGAACTGGTGCGCACGGAGGAGTCGGGTGCGACGTCGGTATCCGGACCACGATTCGCCACGGCCGGGTTCACGCTCGAGGCGCCCGCCGACCTCTACCTCGACACCACCGGTTGGGGCAAGGGCGTCGTCTGGGTCAACGGATTCCTGCTCGGACGCTACTGGCGGCGCGGCCCTCAGCGCACGCTCGTCGTGCCGGGACCGGTGACGCGCGCCGGCTCGAACGAGCTGGTCGTGCTCGAGTTCGAGGCCATGGCCGACGCATCCGCGAGATTCGCCGCGCAGCCCGACCTCGGCCACACCGAGGTCTGA
- a CDS encoding ABC transporter substrate-binding protein, whose translation MTIFRSALGRRVTIAATALLAVGALAACSTGGDSATSSGGSVDDLDAALEAGGSITYWSWTPSAEAQVAAFEEAYPNVDVELVNAGTNTEEYTKLQNAIKAGSGAPDVVQIEYYAIPQFALTDSLLDLSEYGLDSLEDQYSASTWGAVNVDGKLVGLPQDSGPMALFYNASVFDEYGIEVPTTWDEYLDAARALNEADPSKFITSDTGDAGFTTSMIWQAGGRPFQVSGTDVTIDLADEGTQQWTGVWDQLVEEGLLSDTPGWTDEWYQGLADGSIATLVTGAWMPGVLESSVADAAGDWRVAPMPTYDGSPVSAENGGGGQSVTQQSENPALAAAFLRWLNSDPASIAIFLEAGGFPSTTGELEDPEFLAFESDYFGGQQINEVLTQASKDVSAGWQYLPFQVYANSIFGDTVGQSYLNTAPLEEGLAAWQSQLVEYGNSQGFTVSE comes from the coding sequence ATGACCATCTTCCGCAGCGCTCTCGGGCGCCGGGTCACCATCGCCGCCACGGCGTTGCTCGCGGTCGGCGCGCTCGCCGCGTGCTCGACGGGCGGCGACTCCGCCACATCGTCGGGCGGCAGCGTCGACGATCTCGACGCCGCGCTCGAGGCCGGCGGCAGCATCACGTACTGGAGCTGGACCCCCAGCGCCGAGGCGCAGGTCGCCGCGTTCGAGGAGGCCTACCCCAACGTCGACGTCGAACTCGTCAACGCGGGGACGAACACCGAGGAGTACACCAAGCTCCAGAACGCGATCAAGGCGGGCTCGGGCGCCCCCGACGTCGTGCAGATCGAGTACTACGCCATCCCGCAGTTCGCGCTGACGGACTCGCTGCTCGACCTCTCGGAGTACGGCCTCGACTCGCTCGAGGACCAGTACAGCGCCTCCACCTGGGGTGCCGTGAACGTCGACGGCAAGCTCGTCGGCCTGCCGCAGGACTCCGGCCCCATGGCGCTCTTCTACAACGCGAGCGTGTTCGACGAGTACGGCATCGAGGTGCCCACCACGTGGGACGAGTACCTCGACGCCGCACGCGCCCTGAACGAGGCCGACCCGTCGAAGTTCATCACCTCCGACACGGGTGACGCCGGCTTCACCACCAGCATGATCTGGCAGGCCGGCGGCCGTCCGTTCCAGGTCTCCGGCACCGACGTGACGATCGACCTGGCCGACGAGGGCACCCAGCAGTGGACCGGTGTGTGGGACCAGCTGGTCGAGGAGGGACTGCTCTCCGACACGCCCGGCTGGACCGACGAGTGGTACCAGGGTCTGGCCGACGGCTCGATCGCGACCCTCGTGACCGGCGCCTGGATGCCCGGCGTGCTCGAGTCGAGCGTCGCCGACGCGGCCGGTGACTGGCGCGTCGCACCCATGCCGACCTACGACGGCAGCCCGGTCTCGGCCGAGAACGGCGGCGGCGGCCAGTCGGTCACGCAGCAGAGCGAGAACCCGGCGCTGGCCGCCGCGTTCCTGCGCTGGCTGAACAGCGACCCGGCGAGCATCGCGATCTTCCTGGAGGCGGGCGGCTTCCCGTCGACCACCGGCGAGCTGGAGGACCCCGAGTTCCTCGCCTTCGAGTCGGACTACTTCGGCGGCCAGCAGATCAACGAGGTGCTCACGCAGGCGTCGAAGGACGTCTCCGCGGGGTGGCAGTACCTGCCGTTCCAGGTCTACGCGAACAGCATCTTCGGCGACACCGTGGGCCAGTCCTACCTGAACACCGCGCCGCTCGAGGAGGGACTCGCCGCATGGCAGTCGCAGCTCGTCGAGTACGGGAACTCGCAGGGCTTCACGGTCAGCGAGTAG
- a CDS encoding carbohydrate ABC transporter permease, with protein sequence MTIATAKRPGTGRPAARASQRRESSPLRPRKSIAFTLLMVVFALYSLVPLAWLVINATKTQADLFSTFGLWFGDDFALFSNIWETLTYDDGIFLRWFGNTLLYVVVGAGGATLLATLAGYGLAKFRFSGRRAIFAVVLGAIAVPGTALAVPTFLMFSQLGLTNTPWAIIIPSLISPFGLYLIWVYAVDSVPKELLEAARMDGAGEFRTFFTISIRLLAPGIVTVLLFTVVATWNNYFLPLIMLSDPTWYPLTVGLNQWNAQATGVSAQPIYNLVITGSLLTIIPIVVAFLGLQRFWQSGLSAGSVKQ encoded by the coding sequence ATGACGATCGCCACCGCGAAGCGCCCCGGGACCGGGCGCCCCGCCGCCCGTGCATCGCAACGGCGCGAGTCCTCGCCGCTGCGCCCCCGCAAGTCGATCGCCTTCACGCTCCTCATGGTCGTGTTCGCGCTGTACAGCCTCGTGCCCCTGGCCTGGCTCGTCATCAACGCGACCAAGACCCAGGCCGACCTGTTCTCGACCTTCGGCCTCTGGTTCGGCGACGACTTCGCCCTGTTCTCGAACATCTGGGAGACGCTGACCTACGACGACGGCATCTTCCTGCGCTGGTTCGGCAACACGCTGCTGTACGTCGTGGTCGGGGCGGGCGGAGCGACCCTGCTCGCGACCCTCGCCGGGTACGGGCTCGCGAAGTTCCGCTTCAGCGGCCGACGCGCGATCTTCGCCGTCGTGCTGGGTGCCATCGCCGTTCCCGGCACGGCGCTCGCGGTGCCGACCTTCCTCATGTTCAGCCAGCTCGGGCTCACCAACACCCCGTGGGCGATCATCATCCCGTCGCTCATCAGTCCCTTCGGGCTCTACCTGATCTGGGTGTACGCGGTCGACTCGGTGCCGAAGGAACTGCTCGAGGCGGCGCGGATGGACGGAGCCGGCGAGTTCCGCACCTTCTTCACGATCTCGATCCGCCTGCTCGCACCGGGCATCGTCACGGTACTGCTGTTCACGGTCGTCGCGACCTGGAACAACTACTTCCTGCCGCTCATCATGCTGAGCGACCCGACCTGGTACCCGCTCACCGTGGGCCTCAACCAGTGGAACGCGCAGGCGACGGGCGTCAGCGCGCAGCCCATCTACAACCTGGTGATCACGGGGTCCCTCCTCACGATCATCCCCATCGTCGTCGCGTTCCTCGGCCTCCAGCGGTTCTGGCAGTCGGGGCTCAGCGCCGGGAGCGTCAAGCAGTGA
- a CDS encoding carbohydrate ABC transporter permease — MTSERTTTPPPTERTPAASARRPLRGNRSEWKGLAFTAPFLVVFLLVFIAPVVYSLFLSLFREQIVGGNAFVGFDNYVQLLQDGQFWEGFARVVLFLLVQVPVMLALALVAALAIDSARLHASNFFRIVVFLPYAVPAVVAVLMWGFIFGDKFGLVANVNDALGGDVVTPFAGSWILVSIGNIVTWEFVGYNMLIFYSALRVIPTDLYEAAAIDGAGQFRVVRAIKLPALRGAIVIATIFSIIGSFQLFNEPNILRTLAPNVITTYFTPNMYAYNLSFAGQQYNYSATVAIVMGVITAVIAYVVQLRGSRKEDR, encoded by the coding sequence ATGACGTCGGAACGCACGACGACACCGCCGCCGACGGAACGCACCCCTGCGGCATCCGCTCGACGACCGCTGCGCGGCAATCGCAGCGAATGGAAGGGGCTGGCCTTCACGGCGCCGTTCCTCGTCGTCTTCCTGCTGGTGTTCATCGCACCGGTGGTCTATTCGCTGTTCCTCAGCCTCTTCCGCGAGCAGATCGTCGGAGGCAACGCGTTCGTCGGGTTCGACAACTACGTGCAGCTGCTGCAGGACGGCCAGTTCTGGGAGGGCTTCGCCCGGGTCGTGCTGTTCCTGCTCGTGCAGGTGCCCGTCATGCTCGCGCTCGCGCTGGTCGCCGCGCTGGCGATCGACAGCGCACGACTGCACGCGTCGAACTTCTTCCGCATCGTGGTCTTCCTGCCGTACGCGGTGCCGGCCGTCGTGGCCGTGCTCATGTGGGGCTTCATCTTCGGTGACAAGTTCGGTCTCGTCGCGAACGTCAACGACGCGCTCGGCGGCGACGTCGTCACCCCGTTCGCGGGCTCCTGGATCCTCGTGTCGATCGGCAACATCGTCACCTGGGAGTTCGTCGGCTACAACATGCTGATCTTCTACTCGGCGCTCCGCGTGATCCCCACCGACCTCTACGAGGCGGCCGCGATCGACGGCGCGGGTCAGTTCCGCGTCGTCCGCGCGATCAAGCTGCCGGCACTCCGCGGCGCGATCGTGATCGCCACGATCTTCTCGATCATCGGCAGCTTCCAGTTGTTCAACGAGCCGAACATCCTGCGCACGCTCGCGCCGAACGTCATCACGACCTACTTCACACCCAACATGTACGCCTACAACCTCTCGTTCGCGGGCCAGCAGTACAACTACTCGGCCACCGTCGCCATCGTCATGGGCGTGATCACCGCGGTGATCGCCTACGTCGTGCAACTCCGCGGCTCGCGGAAGGAGGACCGATGA
- a CDS encoding LacI family DNA-binding transcriptional regulator, whose translation MSASTPAATRRRGVSMADVAREANVSGQTVSRVANGRENVDPETRARVLAAMHRLGYRPNSAARALRSGRFHSIGVIMFTLSSFGNMRTLDAVASAAADAGYSITLIPVSHRTGGEVSEAVDRLSEEAVDGVIMVVEAHLLDEREIDLPAGLPVVVVDSNARDRFPVVDTDQAHGARLATRHLLDLGHRTVHHVAGPESSFSAMHRREAWERELRMAGAPVPPVHVGDWTSESGHEIGRALASDPDVTAVFAANDQMALGVLRAMHEAGRAVPAEVSVVGFDDMEEARSFWPPLTTVRQFFGEVGRRSVEALIREVEEGELHGVELVPTELVVRESTAPPPS comes from the coding sequence ATGTCTGCATCGACTCCAGCCGCCACGCGCAGACGGGGCGTCTCGATGGCCGACGTCGCACGCGAGGCGAACGTGTCGGGCCAGACGGTCTCGCGGGTCGCCAACGGCCGCGAGAACGTCGACCCCGAGACCCGCGCCCGAGTGCTCGCGGCGATGCACCGGCTCGGCTACCGGCCCAACAGCGCGGCCCGCGCGCTCCGCTCCGGCCGCTTCCACAGCATCGGCGTGATCATGTTCACGCTCTCCAGCTTCGGCAACATGCGCACGCTCGACGCCGTCGCCAGCGCCGCGGCCGACGCCGGGTACTCCATCACGCTCATCCCCGTCTCGCACCGCACCGGCGGCGAAGTCTCCGAGGCGGTCGACCGCCTGAGCGAGGAAGCCGTCGACGGCGTGATCATGGTCGTCGAGGCGCACCTGCTCGACGAGCGCGAGATCGATCTGCCCGCCGGGCTGCCGGTCGTGGTGGTCGACTCCAACGCCCGGGACCGATTCCCGGTCGTCGACACCGACCAGGCCCACGGTGCCCGACTCGCGACGCGCCACCTGCTCGACCTCGGGCATCGCACCGTGCACCACGTCGCGGGACCCGAGTCCTCGTTCTCGGCGATGCACCGCCGCGAGGCGTGGGAGCGTGAGCTCCGCATGGCGGGCGCCCCCGTCCCTCCGGTGCACGTCGGCGACTGGACGAGCGAATCGGGTCATGAGATCGGCCGCGCGCTGGCATCCGACCCCGACGTGACCGCGGTGTTCGCGGCAAACGACCAGATGGCCCTCGGAGTGCTCCGAGCGATGCACGAGGCCGGACGAGCAGTTCCCGCCGAGGTCAGCGTCGTCGGCTTCGACGACATGGAGGAGGCGCGAAGCTTCTGGCCGCCGCTGACCACCGTGCGCCAGTTCTTCGGCGAGGTCGGCCGACGCTCGGTCGAGGCCCTCATCCGCGAGGTCGAGGAGGGCGAGCTGCACGGCGTGGAACTCGTGCCCACCGAGCTCGTCGTGCGCGAGAGCACCGCCCCTCCCCCGTCCTGA
- a CDS encoding YybH family protein: MSDHQDFLAWVHHDLVAAERALFNGDDAPRKAIWSSNEPVSVLGAWRNGVGRAELVGAFDELTMTFSNCTSYSLDLISSDVVGDMAFTAGYERISCDVDGKPRTMTVRATQVYRREEGAWRVVHRHADPIG; this comes from the coding sequence ATGAGCGATCACCAGGATTTCCTCGCGTGGGTGCACCACGATCTGGTCGCGGCGGAGCGGGCGTTGTTCAACGGCGACGACGCCCCCCGCAAGGCGATCTGGTCGTCGAACGAACCGGTGAGCGTGCTCGGCGCCTGGCGCAACGGCGTCGGCCGCGCCGAGCTCGTGGGTGCGTTCGACGAGCTCACGATGACCTTCTCGAACTGCACGAGCTACTCGCTCGACCTCATCTCGTCGGACGTCGTCGGCGACATGGCGTTCACCGCCGGCTACGAGCGCATCTCGTGCGACGTCGACGGCAAACCGCGCACGATGACGGTGCGCGCGACCCAGGTCTACCGCCGTGAGGAGGGCGCCTGGCGCGTGGTGCACCGCCACGCCGACCCGATCGGCTGA
- a CDS encoding SIS domain-containing protein, with amino-acid sequence MSGGARPVMEGETDAPLGGALMRAEIDEQPERWAGLIPSQRDAWERAVALVREARPELFAFVARGSSDHAAIYGQYLVQNVLGIPAMLTTPSTHSVFGTTQAYPRGVQLALSQSGRSPDLIATAAALREAGLPLVAATNDAASGLADAADLHLDLAAGPERSVAATKSYTAELLAVRTLARAVAGASLDALAAETADAARAARALLDRLPSFVGSIVADVLDVQRIVLVGRGYSMATAKEGALKLMETSGVAASGWSAADATHGPLGQVDAGTLVVALTASPGGRESVGDFSEAALARGARVLEIGPGTVAGATWSLDAASAAHPELVPMLEILPLQLLAADLSVRRGLDPDRPLGLSKVTLTR; translated from the coding sequence GTGAGCGGGGGTGCCCGGCCGGTGATGGAGGGCGAGACGGATGCCCCGCTGGGCGGAGCGCTCATGCGCGCCGAGATCGACGAGCAGCCGGAGCGCTGGGCCGGGCTTATTCCCTCGCAGCGCGACGCCTGGGAGCGGGCCGTCGCACTCGTTCGGGAAGCGCGGCCCGAACTGTTCGCATTCGTCGCACGGGGGTCGAGCGACCACGCGGCGATCTACGGGCAGTATCTGGTGCAGAACGTGCTCGGCATTCCGGCGATGCTCACCACGCCCAGCACGCACAGCGTGTTCGGCACGACGCAGGCGTATCCGCGCGGCGTCCAGCTCGCGCTCTCCCAGTCGGGGCGGTCGCCCGACCTGATCGCGACCGCTGCGGCGCTGCGCGAGGCCGGTCTGCCGCTCGTCGCTGCGACGAACGACGCGGCCAGCGGGCTCGCGGACGCGGCGGACCTGCACCTCGACCTCGCGGCCGGCCCCGAGCGCTCGGTCGCGGCGACGAAGAGCTACACCGCGGAGCTGCTGGCGGTGCGCACCCTCGCGCGTGCGGTCGCCGGTGCATCGCTCGACGCGCTCGCGGCCGAGACGGCGGATGCGGCGAGGGCCGCGCGAGCCCTGCTCGATCGACTGCCGAGCTTCGTCGGCTCGATCGTCGCGGACGTGCTCGACGTCCAGCGCATCGTGCTGGTCGGCCGCGGGTACTCGATGGCCACCGCGAAGGAGGGGGCGCTGAAGCTCATGGAGACGAGCGGCGTCGCCGCGTCCGGCTGGAGCGCCGCGGATGCCACGCACGGCCCGCTCGGCCAGGTCGACGCCGGGACCCTGGTCGTCGCGCTGACCGCCTCACCGGGTGGCCGCGAGTCGGTCGGGGACTTCTCCGAGGCCGCACTCGCCCGCGGCGCGCGCGTGCTGGAGATCGGCCCGGGCACGGTCGCCGGAGCGACCTGGTCGCTCGACGCCGCATCCGCTGCGCACCCCGAGCTCGTGCCGATGCTCGAGATCCTCCCGCTGCAGCTGCTCGCCGCCGACCTGTCGGTGCGGCGCGGGCTCGACCCCGACCGCCCGCTCGGGCTGAGCAAGGTGACGCTGACGCGCTGA
- a CDS encoding ATP-binding cassette domain-containing protein yields the protein MISGVHQPTDGEIRLGGEKVAFRDASDARANGVEVVYQDLALVDLQPVYMNLFLGRELRKAPLGLLDRAEMARQTQQLVDDLDVRIPSAKSPLGDLSGGQRQAIAIARATHWASRLVLMDEPTAALGVAETAKVEELILKLKERGAAVLVVSHNMEQVFRIADRVTVLRRGRQVGTRRVVETSHNELVSMITGLSS from the coding sequence ATGATCTCGGGCGTGCACCAGCCGACCGACGGAGAGATCCGCCTCGGTGGCGAGAAGGTGGCGTTCCGCGACGCGTCCGACGCGCGTGCCAACGGCGTCGAGGTCGTCTACCAGGACCTCGCGCTGGTCGACCTGCAGCCCGTCTACATGAACCTGTTCCTCGGGCGCGAGCTGCGGAAGGCGCCGCTCGGGCTGCTCGACCGCGCCGAGATGGCCCGGCAGACGCAGCAGCTGGTGGACGACCTCGACGTGCGCATCCCCTCGGCGAAGTCGCCGCTCGGCGACCTGTCGGGCGGGCAGCGCCAGGCGATCGCCATCGCGCGCGCCACGCACTGGGCCAGCAGGCTCGTGCTCATGGACGAGCCGACCGCCGCGCTCGGCGTCGCCGAGACCGCGAAGGTCGAGGAGCTCATCCTGAAGCTCAAGGAGCGCGGCGCGGCGGTGCTCGTCGTGAGCCACAACATGGAGCAGGTGTTCCGCATCGCAGACCGGGTCACCGTGCTGCGGCGCGGCCGGCAGGTCGGCACCCGGCGGGTCGTCGAGACCTCGCACAACGAGCTGGTGTCGATGATCACGGGGCTGAGTTCGTGA
- a CDS encoding alanine racemase has translation MFLPLLRRRNPKLIDAAVAFHRSGALPPNTYVIDLDAVERNAAAVSAEADRLGLTAFAMTKQIGRNPDASRAIRAGGIRHAVGVDLECAIAAATGGLAAGHVGHLVQIPRYRAAEAAALAPLYWTVFDEQKAEEAGAASVAAGRTQDVLLRIVGEGDRFYTGHEGGFPAEQVVDAARRVDAIPGLRFAGVTSFPATLFDAGTGDVVSTPNLTTLTRAKRELEAAGFADVELNAPGTTSVAALERLAEAGATQVEPGHGLTGTTPLHAARDLVEEPAIAYVSEVSHLWNDRAYVFGGGLYVDPVLGDLATEALIVRADEDAASVTPRPVEMPAAEAIDYYATVAVPAGAAQPGDTVVFGFRPQVFVTRALTAGISGLASGAPRLEGIWSADGSRPLGVADAIDGMERAR, from the coding sequence GTGTTCCTGCCGCTGCTCCGACGCCGCAACCCGAAGCTCATCGACGCCGCCGTCGCCTTCCACCGTTCCGGCGCGCTGCCGCCGAACACCTACGTGATCGACCTCGACGCCGTCGAGCGCAACGCCGCCGCCGTCAGCGCCGAGGCCGACCGGCTGGGCCTCACCGCATTCGCCATGACCAAGCAGATCGGCCGCAATCCGGATGCCTCGAGGGCGATCCGCGCCGGCGGCATCAGGCACGCCGTCGGTGTCGACCTCGAGTGCGCCATCGCCGCCGCGACGGGCGGGCTCGCCGCCGGGCACGTCGGCCACCTCGTGCAGATCCCGCGCTACCGCGCCGCCGAGGCCGCCGCGCTCGCGCCCCTGTACTGGACCGTGTTCGACGAGCAGAAGGCAGAGGAGGCCGGCGCCGCGTCGGTCGCCGCCGGTCGCACGCAGGACGTGCTGCTGCGCATCGTCGGCGAGGGCGACCGGTTCTACACCGGGCACGAGGGCGGGTTCCCGGCCGAGCAGGTCGTCGACGCCGCGCGCCGCGTCGACGCGATCCCCGGCCTGCGGTTCGCGGGCGTCACGAGCTTCCCCGCAACGCTGTTCGATGCGGGCACCGGCGACGTCGTCTCGACGCCGAACCTCACCACGCTCACCCGCGCGAAGCGCGAGCTCGAGGCGGCCGGCTTCGCAGACGTCGAGCTGAACGCGCCGGGCACCACGTCGGTCGCTGCGCTCGAGCGCCTCGCCGAGGCCGGCGCGACCCAGGTCGAGCCGGGGCACGGGCTCACCGGCACGACTCCGCTGCACGCTGCCCGCGACCTCGTCGAGGAGCCCGCCATCGCCTACGTGTCGGAGGTCTCGCACCTCTGGAACGACCGGGCCTACGTGTTCGGCGGCGGGCTCTACGTCGACCCGGTGCTGGGAGACCTCGCTACCGAGGCACTCATCGTCCGGGCCGATGAGGACGCGGCATCCGTCACCCCTCGCCCGGTGGAGATGCCCGCAGCCGAGGCGATCGACTACTACGCGACCGTGGCCGTGCCCGCCGGGGCCGCACAGCCCGGCGACACCGTGGTGTTCGGGTTCCGCCCGCAGGTGTTCGTCACCCGGGCGCTGACCGCGGGCATCAGCGGACTGGCGAGCGGCGCCCCGAGGCTCGAGGGCATCTGGTCGGCCGACGGATCACGACCGCTCGGCGTCGCCGACGCGATCGACGGAATGGAGCGAGCACGATGA